GTTTAGAGGTTTTTGGGTAGATTATGACTTCTCTCCCTTTTTAAtgccttttttatttattttgaaaatataattggaTGTGAGAATGTTCTGCTCTGACCATTCCATAAAAAAGGTACTCCCATTTTGACCTTTGTTTCTTCACACTTTACTGGACATTTTTTCCCTTGTGTCTCCAGTTCACATTATactgatatttatttaatttatcaggTTCTTTTTGTACTAATTTAATTTCaccatcaattttttttttggacttcttttctttgttcttAAAGCTCTTAAATTGATAGGTATTTCTGTATAAACTAACTTATTATTGGTCatgaacttatttatattttttagcaTTATGTGCagtataaattatttagtttgtattataatatttaaagtaatagTTACTCCATTTCCTGTATTCTAAACtatatttcaatgttttttgaACTAATGCTACATGGAAGAATTAATAAGATAGTAGCACTGAGATCGTATGTGAGAAGATTGGTCATTTTTAGACGTAGAGTATTATTCTTGTTATGTAAGCTAATATTTTACTAGTACTAggttcttaaaattttatatggACCAAGATTGAACAAGAAtcctaaaaacaaaaaaacctaTATCCTCTAAAGACACTTCAGTTTTATCAATCTCATGGGTCTTAGATGTTGTAGGTAGATGTcgtataaactaaaattaagctctctttttttctttcttaattctcTCTGCCTCCCCCCCTGCAAACCACCCCCCACTTGGCACCCATGTGTGTGTGCGTATTTGTTGGGAAAGAGGGCTGTTGGTAGACATCCTTCTGAACATGAGAGTCAATGGATTACTATTAGCACGTTTGGTACAACTTAAATCTAGAAAATAATTgcttatttttcaaaacttttgagCATGTTGGCAAAAATAAGCatttatttttccaaataaacTGAACCAAGCAAGCAGTAAGTAAATGTCATAGCAAGCATAAGGAAAATGTTGATCTGGTATGGGCTCGattatttaacataaattagAATTCTTGTTCTTTATTGATTCAATAACAGATTacacaaattttatttgatttggtgCTTAGGTTCTCTGTGTTAGTTCTTGATTATGTTCCAGATAACTAATGTTGAAGTGGTAATATTTCACGTACATTTGATAGGTGGGCATTATATCCGCCAGGAAAAGTGCCTTTGGGTGTGACTGTTCATGTTAATGAAGAAGACGGTGATGTCAATGTTGAGACTCCATCATCACTGCAGGTACTACAATATTGTAATTGTAGTGGTATATATTCTCTTTTTAGTGGTGAACCATAGTAATTTTTTGTGCCGATCTGTTGATGCGTGTTGTAATTATTTAAGTGAAAAGAAAATCAGAGTATTCCAAAGAGAACAATACATATGTATAAGAAGATCGAACTCAGTTTTTTCACTCTAGAAAGATTACAATTGATAAAGCTTAAAGAATAACTACTCACCAACAACATGGTCTTAAGAATAAACCATGAACTCACATGGGAAGAACAAAAcagattaaaatgaaaataactgGCGCCTTATGTCTACTATAGCAACAAGTAGACGCAACATAAGCTGAATGTGGACATGTTTCAGTCTTGAAGCATTTTCCTAACAATGTGGTTATTATTGTTAGTCACGTATATGTTTGCTTGCAGTGGTGGCTAGACTTTTATCCTCTTCTTGCTGACGAAGACAAGCCAATTGAGTGTACACAGCTACCTGGAGAAACAATTTATGTTCCAAGTGGATGGTGGCACTGTGTGCTAAATTTGGAAACAACTATTGCTGTCACGCAGAATTTTGTGAATTCCAACAATTTCGAATTTGTATGTTTGGATATGGCACCTGGTTATCATCATAAAGGAGTTTGCCGTGTTGGGTTGCTTGCTCTTGATGAAGATGGTTATGAAAATGTCAGACAGAACATACCATGTAAGGAAAATAACTCAAGTTACAATGATTTGTcaaggaaagagaaaagagcCAAAACTCAGAAAGATGTTGAtggtatatataataaaagagcCATAAATGGTGTATCTAGAAGCTACAATTTATGGAAAGATGGATTTTCCTATGATATAAACTTCTTATCCATGTTTTTGGATAAAGACAGAGACCACTACAGTTCCCTGTGGAGCTCAGGAAACAGCATTGGTCAGCGAGAACTAAGAGAATGGCTATCCAAGCTCTGGattcaaaaaccaaaattaagagAGCTATTATGGAAGGTTATTTTCTTCCTCCAGTTATGCATTCTTTCAGCTCACACTGTTACATTATCAGATTTTATGacctttttcaatttatatatgtCTAGGGAGCATGTATTGCACTAAATGCCAACAAGTGGTTAGAATGCCTATCAAAAATTTGTGCCTTCCATAATTTGCCCCCTCCCACTGACGATGAAAGGCTTCCAGTTGGTACGGGTAGCAATcctgtgagttttttttttctgcttatttcttttaataattttaacttgtatTTTCTTGAAGATTGAAACACAATAACTTTTCTTGGGcttcaacaaaaatatttgcTCCGTAGTGTaacaataaaattgataaattgaaaataaccCACCATGGCCTTGGAACAATTGTAGATTTTAGTGGAGTCCTTAAAGGTTTTATTTGAAATGATTGGACTTTACTGAAATATTAAGCATAttagttaataattttattatcctTGTCCAAATCTTTGAAGTTAATACTCAGTTGAAACATATGGAACAAAATCACATTTCAGTATGCTTCCTCCACTATTGACTTGtcttatagaaaaatatttgatgaacTACTGTATTGATCCCAAGTTCTGCTGTAGGCGTTTTGGGTTCTTTTATTTATTCTGCCTTAAGTTACTTATTTTGGGTCGGTTTTTTCTGCCATGATTGCCATCTGAGGAAAAAACAAACagattttttagttgttttttggCACCTCATGAGGTGCTCCACTAGGCACTGGAGAAAGTATCTTCAAGAGGCAAGGACCAGCACCTAGCCTCAGCAATACGTGAATAGCTTGTCACTTTTACTGCAGGAAGAAAACCAATAAACAACCAGATCAAATGATATTTTGGTTGTTGATCTTTGCTATGTTTTTAAGTTTGTGTCGTAGTTTTCACTATTGTGATCCTGAATATTGTCCTATGGTTCTTGAACTGCTAtaaatatacacatatattATTTAGCTTTGTTTATTAAGGCCCTATTTGGTATGGTTGTCAATTGAGtttggaaattttaaaaatttaaaaacatccagttttatgtttttagtctctatattgtgttgttttttttcaaattttaatagaaaaccATTCTCTAATTCCTAATTCAAGCACTTTGGGTAATATAAATGATTGTGGGGTCAGTAGTGGGGTGGTCTTGTAGCTGCGGACTTTTGGTGATGAAATGGTGGTGGCTATACTATATTGGTGGTAGCAGTGCCGGtagcaacaacaaaaataatggTGGTGGTGACAATGATCATGAAGGCCACAACAAGTGATGGTATTAGTGGCAATGATTATAATGATAGTGGTGGCAGTGGCTGTGATGGTCATTGTCTGGTGTTGTGGTGGGAGGTGGTAGTGATATTGGGTCTTTTGGGAGAAATGGAagagttaaatttattttcatggCTAGAAGTCATTtcctttattgttttaaaaattgatgTCAAAGTGtttcaaaattgaattaaaaaccaATTCAACTTCGTTTCAGCCAAGCACGTTGTTttgtttaaaactaaaaaaggaGAACTCACAAGCATCCTAAATAGGTCCTAATATTCTGGACTTGAGTTATGGCATGAGAATGGCTTCTGGTGTGATCATTCATCTTTTAACAGTAATTTTGGAGTATATAATAGCTTTCTGACTGGGAATATCTCCGTTATCTAACCAGGTTTATTTAGTGGGAAACACTGTTGTTAAGATTTTTGTTGAAGGAGGACTGGAAGCTTCACTTTATGGTTTAGGCACAGAGGTACTTTATTGGCATTCTGTTTCCATTGCTTATGATGTACGTatatctaattttaatatttttctgtaTATTTTACAGCTAGAGTTTCAGAGTCGGTTGCATGAAGCCAACTCCCCGCTTAGTAAACATATACCTGATGTTTTGGCCAGTGgaattatttatcttgaaaatggATCTTGTACCAATTTAAGTTGGGATGGAAAAGGTGTACCTGATATCATTGTGAAAAACGATATCACCAGTAGGAAATGCAGTGTCGATGATTTCTCATTTGGGGTGTGGGGCAGGAAACAGTTAGAGTATAGGAATGCTGGGATGCCTGTGGATGAAGCAGGTAGCTTAGCTGGTAACTCAAACATATGGCCATATGTGATAACAAAACGATGTGCAGGGAATATGTTTGCAGAATTGTAAGTCATGTCATTTAGTGTTAATTAGTAGCAAATCTAGTTTCTTATTTCTAGAAGTAACATAATTCTCCGTATCTTATGTATTTAGTTTTATGCAGAAGAGATAAACTGACATGGGAAGATACAACAAACTTGGCTTCATTCTTGGGGGAGCAACtgcatcatcttcatcttttgtCATATCCGCCTCCAAATATCTCATCTTTCTTTGATATTGATCATGAATTAAGCTTGGTTGAGGCTAATGGTTCTATTGCAACTGTTAACAGTAAATCAAATGTTACAGCAGAATGGTGGCTCTTCACCAGAACCTTAGCAAAGATGAGGAAAGATGTGTCAAGCCGTTTGACCAAGTGGTACAATTTGTCCCTTTTGGCCCATGACTTCCTGTTAAACAGTATGGTTCGAATGAGTTGATATATGTAAGAAATGACCATGgggaaaaaataattttttatgcatAGGAATGAAAGTTTAATAGCCTACCAAACACTTTGAAGTTGAAAAGGAGTTCTTATAGATAGGAAAACTGCCAATTTCAGTAGCAGTGTTTAACAACTATTTAAAGCTTTCTTTTGACTCaatcctttttattttgaactTTATTCATGTGttgttatgttttatttttttgttttgcctACCTATGTTCTTCTGTAACACACTAGTCTCTATTTTGTAGGGGTGATCCAATTCCTAGCAAACTCATTGAGAAGATTGATGAATATATTCCACCTGATTTTGCTGAGGTTTTTTCTAAATTCAAATTCACATTTTGATATCAACTTTTTTGTGTGGATATGCCAGAGTTGATTTGTTTCTATAATCTATGTAACTTTTATTGGACTTCAGAAGTTTGGAAACTATGCTTGTAAACCTTGCTCCTGGATACACACGGACATTATGGATGATAACATTTACATGAAACCATCATTGGTTTTCTCTACCCCTGCTGGGAATAATGAAGATAGCACCATGCTGGGCAATGGTTTGTTGAGTAATCATGAAGTAAAATCATGGTGTCCTAGTCACATTCTTGACTTTAGTGATCTTTCAATAGGTCAGTACTTCTGCTTTCCTACATCCAAGAAATTTGTATCGAACTTATATTGGAATGTTGTGATCGTATtgcatcataattttttaagtacTTTCATAATctacaagattttttttttaatctgtacAGTTGAACTGATGTGTTTTCTGTGATATACACGAACAAATACATGTTATTAACACCTAAGTAGTATTTATTTTTCGTTTGTAGTACTTTTACCGTTTTCAGGCTAATGCATGTTCTTCTGCAAAAAGTAATCATCATGATTTTAGCTTTATCCCTAAGAATTTGTTGTTCTAAAGTAGTTATCGTTGTAACAATTTCCCGAAATATTGTGTTTTCATATTTCATTCTTCATTACTTTCAGAGGAATGCCGCTTCCTTTTTGTCTGTTTTCACAATTTTCTGCCATTACCCAGTTAGGATGGTTTTTAGTTCTTATTCCACCTTCCTCTTATTAGTCTgtctaatatattataattaagtttacaACTATTTTTGATTGGCTCATCATTTGTACATCAACTCTTTAACGCCAGGCAGAAGTGTTCGAAAGTAACACTGCAGTAAATATACTCTGATGTTATTTCTATTTGGTGGttgtttcagttttttttctcttcatttgcAGGTGATCCTCTTGTTGACTTGATACCAATTTATTTAGATGTGTTTAGAGGTGATTCACGTCTCCTTAAGCAGTTTTCAGAAAGTTACAAACTGCCTTTTGTTCTTGAGTCAACAGAGCGTGATCAAAAGTTTGGCCGACTTTCATATCTTGCCATGTAAGTAACTGTCTCcataatttttacataattaatttcttatgaCCGTGCATTTCAATTTACACGAACAAATTTATCTAGAAATGTGAAATTGTCTACCTATAGTCAATGAAATCAGTCACGCTCCCGTATATAGCCTTACCCAGTCAAGACGGATTTTTTTAGTACTAATTATACCGTTAATAATTATTGACATATTGCGTAATGAATTTTACGATATTTCATTAGAATAGTTATGTATTTAACTGTTTTGAAAGGCATTTTATATTGTTAACTGAAATTAACagcaatttaaaacaaaaacccTTGTTGATAAATTGGTAATTGTAAATTTGTTAGTCGCAAATAGAGTTGTGGAAGCCATAGATGACGACTTGGTCCTAAACGCTTTTCTTGTGGTCAATTATCAAAAGCATAACGTTATGTCTGGATCAGTGGAATTTTTCGGTTTGGATTGTCTAATAGTGTAAACTGAAGCATATCATTGTAGAATCCATTCTGTCCCATTCAATCTCATGTCTCTAGTTTTCTTCCCCTAATTAACTTAAATGGGATGGAACTACAGTAGTAAAGCTATTACtcagtttcattttctttgaaaCAATGGAGTAGAAACTTTACTTCGCTACATCTAATAATTCAAACAATGATACGATTGTTTTAAGGATTTTGTTAACAGTTAATCCAGGggcattgaatttttttaatttaatccttTAACTATTGTATTCTACCTATTAAATAAGGGTTATGTTTTTTACAGAAAAATGGTTTACTCTGTGCGTGGATTTAATACGTTTAGCAATTGTTTGAGTAGTTGGTTGggttttattcattttcttgaAATTGTAGGTGTTATTGTATCTTGCATCATGACAATGTATTGGGAGCTCTTTTTAGCATATGGGAAGAACTGAGGTCAGCACAGTCATGGGAAGAAGTTGAGCTGGCAGTGTGGGGGGAACTGAACAATTACAAAGGCTTTCCGTGACCATTGCCagcctttaaatatttttggaacCGAATGTACGTAGGAGCTCAGTGGCAGtgatgataaatatttaaattgtccTGTACTATATTCTGTACCCGTAAATGATAGAGGAGAGTTCAGCACATGTATTTGTTTGTCGTTAGCTTTTTTATTGATTACATTTTGTTTGATAATTTATAGTAAAGTTCCCCCTTCGACTAAACTTGATGCAGTTGCGGAGTCATTAAATTTTTCTTCCTCTGGCATAGATTGCAACCGTAAATGTACAATTTTTCCTATAAATTCAAAACTATATTATATGAATATGCTTGATCGATGTTCTTTAATTTCTCTCAGATTATTATTAAACTGCATTAGAACTTCTGCCAATGTAATATATACATGACCACCCATATATACACACTATTATTCTCGGAATTTCAGTTCAATACATAATCTACTCCATTCAAATAAACACACTATCGGACACTTTTTTTACACTTTCAGATCATACGTATATCAAGTCCACATCTCACTATATTATGACACATGTCTTTACTCAACTTAGTTACACACCcatgcatttttatttatttcaaacctcaaaataatgatttttatacataaaatattccTCTCTAACTTAGCCAAGCACATAAGCTCACATAATTAGAttgagaattttaaaatttaaggcTCCTTCAACATATATACTCATTTGATTAGCGAGATATATTTGGAAGcgtatttattcaaataatactTAACTTAATCTTCTTTGAGCTCTCtagattttaaaatcttaaattttggtcaacaaaagaattgataCGTTGAACGAACAAGTACAAAAAACTTTCAACAAATAATTTGTCTAATGAAATTGCACTCATCCAAACGATCAATGACTTTAAGTTCTctgaatttttataaaatgaatttcaCTCAATAAGTAATTTACTCACCCAACAATCCAAACCTTAGGACCATATTAAAACGATTTGTTTAACTAACAAAATGATCTGAgctttttcaatttaaaaatattgaattcgCTGAGGAGAAAATAACTTACCCATAAAATCCGCATAATTTTAGTACCATCACATATATACTTAGCTTACCATATGTGTTATGAATAACCAATTTTACTAAATTGATATACCATCCCTAATTCCTTGACCAATCACAAAAGCCTTATAGTTCAAAActtctattttaatattcaaagcTAATAAATGTCATCATCCATTCCCAACACTCAACTAATTTGCAACAaccattatatttataaaaggccatttaacacataatattaattagaaataaCTAATCTCTCTTAGTTTTAAAAACCTTTTGTACCGTACGGTCTCCTGGGTACCACCAAGCCCACCATCTAGGTCAACCACTAGGCCGATCAATCACCAGGCTGACCATCCAGGTTAACCGACCACCAGGCCAACCATCCAGAACGACCATCTATGCAGACCAACCAGGCCGACAACATGGTTAGATTATAAACGATATTAACTCATTAAAACCCTAATGTAGATTAAGGTGTGATTGGGCTGTCATTAGGCCAGTGAAGGGTAAAAATCCATtacaactagtataaataaatgTCTCATGTATGATTTCACGATCACGATGTGCATTACATGTTGTATAAAAGCTGACAAAATCACGAGCAGTATTTCCTGAGGCATGTagattcactgtccttaaggacttatccgcggtgtattgcgcaagtcccctAGGATACAACAGGACCTTCCCAGAAtatctctgaggatctcagaactagcaaggatctctaaaaagagtataaaataaacccagaataattttagaagaggaaaagaagaaaggagaaggagagaagaCTGCTTTTGGTGTGTTTTTGGAATGGGGGAAAAGCtatctatttatagagctaggaaagaataaaatcaataaaagacaataaaagtcattaaatattttaccatTGGAGcacttaataaaatgaatttaaacgtTATTGGCAATTGAAGTTTTGAACGTTGCAATCCAacgtttttcttttgcaataatttaatattattacaacaatccccccacttattgcaaaagaaagttgaaatAAAAGGTCTTTGACTCAAATAGTTCAAATACTAAAAGACagataagaaacttttattctAGGTCTCATAGGATGTAATGCATTAGACCtagtatagcaagctatatgaaccagtcttagattgaAATACTTAACACATagtgtagttggtatagcaagttatatgaaccaaagacacttggcgtgtgttagaggtttatcaatcacaatacacccccacaatccttgttgttatcgttgtgttgcgcttactaggccatgcgcgtgcccggtattcatgagtgctctagagatcatgtcaagatctcatgcaagcggccccactcgacactcatataggtgatttcatcaagtgtatgctgtaaatcatacaccacccataaaggatatgaaaattattaaaaactttgtttaaactaaaattctttcaccacatagaatttta
This Vigna angularis cultivar LongXiaoDou No.4 chromosome 4, ASM1680809v1, whole genome shotgun sequence DNA region includes the following protein-coding sequences:
- the LOC108331663 gene encoding lysine-specific demethylase JMJ21 isoform X5 yields the protein MESRRDRRTEALGDLRVLPDEILCAILERFTPRDVARVACVSSVMYTLCNEEPLWMSLCLKEATGLLQYKGSWKKTVLHNLNLPDKYKEYHRGPLYFDGFNSLFLYRRLYRCHTTLGAFHADTGNVERIKDISLKDFYNEYDAKKPVMLSGLADTWPARHKWTTDQLLLNYGDVAFKISQRGARKISMKFKDYVSYMKVQHDEDPLYIFDEKFGEAAPSLLKDYCVPHLFEEDFFDILDTNKRPSYKWFIIGPERSGASWHVDPALTSAWNTLLCGRKRWALYPPGKVPLGVTVHVNEEDGDVNVETPSSLQWWLDFYPLLADEDKPIECTQLPGETIYVPSGWWHCVLNLETTIAVTQNFVNSNNFEFVCLDMAPGYHHKGVCRVGLLALDEDGYENVRQNIPYRDHYSSLWSSGNSIGQRELREWLSKLWIQKPKLRELLWKGACIALNANKWLECLSKICAFHNLPPPTDDERLPVGTGSNPVYLVGNTVVKIFVEGGLEASLYGLGTELEFQSRLHEANSPLSKHIPDVLASGIIYLENGSCTNLSWDGKGVPDIIVKNDITSRKCSVDDFSFGVWGRKQLEYRNAGMPVDEAGSLAGNSNIWPYVITKRCAGNMFAELRDKLTWEDTTNLASFLGEQLHHLHLLSYPPPNISSFFDIDHELSLVEANGSIATVNSKSNVTAEWWLFTRTLAKMRKDVSSRLTKWGDPIPSKLIEKIDEYIPPDFAEKFGNYACKPCSWIHTDIMDDNIYMKPSLVFSTPAGNNEDSTMLGNGLLSNHEVKSWCPSHILDFSDLSIGDPLVDLIPIYLDVFRGDSRLLKQFSESYKLPFVLESTERDQKFGRLSYLAMCYCILHHDNVLGALFSIWEELRSAQSWEEVELAVWGELNNYKGFP
- the LOC108331663 gene encoding lysine-specific demethylase JMJ21 isoform X7, with amino-acid sequence MESRRDRRTEALGDLRVLPDEILCAILERFTPRDVARVACVSSVMYTLCNEEPLWMSLCLKEATGLLQYKGSWKKTVLHNLNLPDKYKEYHRGPLYFDGFNSLFLYRRLYRCHTTLGAFHADTGNVERIKDISLKDFYNEYDAKKPVMLSGLADTWPARHKWTTDQLLLNYGDVAFKISQRGARKISMKFKDYVSYMKVQHDEDPLYIFDEKFGEAAPSLLKDYCVPHLFEEDFFDILDTNKRPSYKWFIIGPERSGASWHVDPALTSAWNTLLCGRKRWALYPPGKVPLGVTVHVNEEDGDVNVETPSSLQWWLDFYPLLADEDKPIECTQLPGETIYVPSGWWHCVLNLETTIAVTQNFVNSNNFEFVCLDMAPGYHHKGVCRVGLLALDEDGYENVRQNIPCKENNSSYNDLSRKEKRAKTQKDVDGIYNKRAINGVSRSYNLWKDGFSYDINFLSMFLDKDRDHYSSLWSSGNSIGQRELREWLSKLWIQKPKLRELLWKGACIALNANKWLECLSKICAFHNLPPPTDDERLPVGTGSNPVYLVGNTVVKIFVEGGLEASLYGLGTELEFQSRLHEANSPLSKHIPDVLASGIIYLENGSCTNLSWDGKGVPDIIVKNDITSRKCSVDDFSFGVWGRKQLEYRNAGMPVDEAGSLAGNSNIWPYVITKRCAGNMFAELRDKLTWEDTTNLASFLGEQLHHLHLLSYPPPNISSFFDIDHELSLVEANGSIATVNSKSNVTAEWWLFTRTLAKMRKDVSSRLTKWGDPIPSKLIEKIDEYIPPDFAEVILLLT
- the LOC108331663 gene encoding lysine-specific demethylase JMJ21 isoform X2 → MESRRDRRTEALGDLRVLPDEILCAILERFTPRDVARVACVSSVMYTLCNEEPLWMSLCLKEATGLLQYKGSWKKTVLHKRLYRCHTTLGAFHADTGNVERIKDISLKDFYNEYDAKKPVMLSGLADTWPARHKWTTDQLLLNYGDVAFKISQRGARKISMKFKDYVSYMKVQHDEDPLYIFDEKFGEAAPSLLKDYCVPHLFEEDFFDILDTNKRPSYKWFIIGPERSGASWHVDPALTSAWNTLLCGRKRWALYPPGKVPLGVTVHVNEEDGDVNVETPSSLQWWLDFYPLLADEDKPIECTQLPGETIYVPSGWWHCVLNLETTIAVTQNFVNSNNFEFVCLDMAPGYHHKGVCRVGLLALDEDGYENVRQNIPCKENNSSYNDLSRKEKRAKTQKDVDGIYNKRAINGVSRSYNLWKDGFSYDINFLSMFLDKDRDHYSSLWSSGNSIGQRELREWLSKLWIQKPKLRELLWKGACIALNANKWLECLSKICAFHNLPPPTDDERLPVGTGSNPVYLVGNTVVKIFVEGGLEASLYGLGTELEFQSRLHEANSPLSKHIPDVLASGIIYLENGSCTNLSWDGKGVPDIIVKNDITSRKCSVDDFSFGVWGRKQLEYRNAGMPVDEAGSLAGNSNIWPYVITKRCAGNMFAELRDKLTWEDTTNLASFLGEQLHHLHLLSYPPPNISSFFDIDHELSLVEANGSIATVNSKSNVTAEWWLFTRTLAKMRKDVSSRLTKWGDPIPSKLIEKIDEYIPPDFAEKFGNYACKPCSWIHTDIMDDNIYMKPSLVFSTPAGNNEDSTMLGNGLLSNHEVKSWCPSHILDFSDLSIGDPLVDLIPIYLDVFRGDSRLLKQFSESYKLPFVLESTERDQKFGRLSYLAMCYCILHHDNVLGALFSIWEELRSAQSWEEVELAVWGELNNYKGFP
- the LOC108331663 gene encoding lysine-specific demethylase JMJ21 isoform X4 produces the protein MESRRDRRTEALGDLRVLPDEILCAILERFTPRDVARVACVSSVMYTLCNEEPLWMSLCLKEATGLLQYKGSWKKTVLHNLNLPDKYKEYHRGPLYFDGFNSLFLYRRLYRCHTTLGAFHADTGNVERIKDISLKDFYNEYDAKKPVMLSGLADTWPARHKWTTDQLLLNYGDVAFKISQRGARKISMKFKDYVSYMKVQHDEDPLYIFDEKFGEAAPSLLKDYCVPHLFEEDFFDILDTNKRPSYKWFIIGPERSGASWHVDPALTSAWNTLLCGRKRWALYPPGKVPLGVTVHVNEEDGDVNVETPSSLQWWLDFYPLLADEDKPIECTQLPGETIYVPSGWWHCVLNLETTIAVTQNFVNSNNFEFVCLDMAPGYHHKGVCRVGLLALDEDGYENVRQNIPCKENNSSYNDLSRKEKRAKTQKDVDDRDHYSSLWSSGNSIGQRELREWLSKLWIQKPKLRELLWKGACIALNANKWLECLSKICAFHNLPPPTDDERLPVGTGSNPVYLVGNTVVKIFVEGGLEASLYGLGTELEFQSRLHEANSPLSKHIPDVLASGIIYLENGSCTNLSWDGKGVPDIIVKNDITSRKCSVDDFSFGVWGRKQLEYRNAGMPVDEAGSLAGNSNIWPYVITKRCAGNMFAELRDKLTWEDTTNLASFLGEQLHHLHLLSYPPPNISSFFDIDHELSLVEANGSIATVNSKSNVTAEWWLFTRTLAKMRKDVSSRLTKWGDPIPSKLIEKIDEYIPPDFAEKFGNYACKPCSWIHTDIMDDNIYMKPSLVFSTPAGNNEDSTMLGNGLLSNHEVKSWCPSHILDFSDLSIGDPLVDLIPIYLDVFRGDSRLLKQFSESYKLPFVLESTERDQKFGRLSYLAMCYCILHHDNVLGALFSIWEELRSAQSWEEVELAVWGELNNYKGFP
- the LOC108331663 gene encoding lysine-specific demethylase JMJ21 isoform X3, with the translated sequence MESRRDRRTEALGDLRVLPDEILCAILERFTPRDVARVACVSSVMYTLCNEEPLWMSLCLKEATGLLQYKGSWKKTVLHNLNLPDKYKEYHRGPLYFDGFNSLFLYRRLYRCHTTLGAFHADTGNVERIKDISLKDFYNEYDAKKPVMLSGLADTWPARHKWTTDQLLLNYGDVAFKISQRGARKISMKFKDYVSYMKVQHDEDPLYIFDEKFGEAAPSLLKDYCVPHLFEEDFFDILDTNKRPSYKWFIIGPERSGASWHVDPALTSAWNTLLCGRKRWALYPPGKVPLGVTVHVNEEDGDVNVETPSSLQWWLDFYPLLADEDKPIECTQLPGETIYVPSGWWHCVLNLETTIAVTQNFVNSNNFEFVCLDMAPGYHHKGVCRVGLLALDEDGYENVRQNIPCKENNSSYNDLSRKEKRAKTQKDVDGIYNKRAINGVSRSYNLWKDGFSYDINFLSMFLDKDRDHYSSLWSSGNSIGQRELREWLSKLWIQKPKLRELLWKGACIALNANKWLECLSKICAFHNLPPPTDDERLPVGTGSNPVYLVGNTVVKIFVEGGLEASLYGLGTELEFQSRLHEANSPLSKHIPDVLASGIIYLENGSCTNLSWDGKGVPDIIVKNDITSRKCSVDDFSFGVWGRKQLEYRNAGMPVDEAGSLAGNSNIWPYVITKRCAGNMFAELRDKLTWEDTTNLASFLGEQLHHLHLFKSNVTAEWWLFTRTLAKMRKDVSSRLTKWGDPIPSKLIEKIDEYIPPDFAEKFGNYACKPCSWIHTDIMDDNIYMKPSLVFSTPAGNNEDSTMLGNGLLSNHEVKSWCPSHILDFSDLSIGDPLVDLIPIYLDVFRGDSRLLKQFSESYKLPFVLESTERDQKFGRLSYLAMCYCILHHDNVLGALFSIWEELRSAQSWEEVELAVWGELNNYKGFP
- the LOC108331663 gene encoding lysine-specific demethylase JMJ21 isoform X6, with protein sequence MESRRDRRTEALGDLRVLPDEILCAILERFTPRDVARVACVSSVMYTLCNEEPLWMSLCLKEATGLLQYKGSWKKTVLHNLNLPDKYKEYHRGPLYFDGFNSLFLYRRLYRCHTTLGAFHADTGNVERIKDISLKDFYNEYDAKKPVMLSGLADTWPARHKWTTDQLLLNYGDVAFKISQRGARKISMKFKDYVSYMKVQHDEDPLYIFDEKFGEAAPSLLKDYCVPHLFEEDFFDILDTNKRPSYKWFIIGPERSGASWHVDPALTSAWNTLLCGRKRWALYPPGKVPLGVTVHVNEEDGDVNVETPSSLQWWLDFYPLLADEDKPIECTQLPGETIYVPSGWWHCVLNLETTIAVTQNFVNSNNFEFVCLDMAPGYHHKGVCRVGLLALDEDGYENVRQNIPCKENNSSYNDLSRKEKRAKTQKDVDGIYNKRAINGVSRSYNLWKDGFSYDINFLSMFLDKDRDHYSSLWSSGNSIGQRELREWLSKLWIQKPKLRELLWKGACIALNANKWLECLSKICAFHNLPPPTDDERLPVGTGSNPVYLVGNTVVKIFVEGGLEASLYGLGTELEFQSRLHEANSPLSKHIPDVLASGIIYLENGSCTNLSWDGKGVPDIIVKNDITSRKCSVDDFSFGVWGRKQLEYRNAGMPVDEAGSLAGNSNIWPYVITKRCAGNMFAELRDKLTWEDTTNLASFLGEQLHHLHLLSYPPPNISSFFDIDHELSLVEANGSIATVNSKSNVTAEWWLFTRTLAKMRKDVSSRLTKWGDPIPSKLIEKIDEYIPPDFAEKFGNYACKPCSWIHTDIMDDNIYMKPSLVFSTPAGNNEDSTMLGNGLLSNHEVKSWCPSHILDFSDLSIVFFLFICR